From one Candidatus Eisenbacteria bacterium genomic stretch:
- a CDS encoding DUF1579 domain-containing protein: protein MPDGSIGQSAGPSLAIPSGIALSRRLPHGIRFDSCNTTRQPERVSEVATIQPERESEEAMEMPKPGPEHEELKRMIGSWEGEETLHTSPWDPKGGTALGRIHARLALDGFAVVSDYEQEKDGRVVFRGHGVYTWDKARKLYVMTWFDSMSPGTPGIAYGILHGGTLTFQNQSEQGHGRYIYDFENPDSYRFRIEASKDGETWAPFMDARFVRR from the coding sequence ATGCCGGACGGCTCGATCGGCCAGAGCGCCGGACCGTCCTTGGCGATTCCCAGCGGTATTGCGCTCAGCAGACGGCTCCCTCATGGCATTCGGTTCGATTCCTGCAACACCACGAGGCAGCCCGAAAGGGTGAGTGAAGTAGCCACGATCCAGCCCGAGAGGGAGAGTGAGGAAGCCATGGAAATGCCAAAGCCGGGACCCGAGCACGAGGAGCTTAAGCGGATGATCGGCTCGTGGGAGGGGGAGGAGACCCTCCATACTTCTCCATGGGACCCGAAGGGCGGGACCGCCCTCGGGCGGATCCATGCGCGCCTGGCCCTCGACGGATTCGCGGTCGTCAGCGACTACGAGCAAGAGAAGGACGGTCGGGTCGTCTTCCGGGGCCATGGGGTCTATACGTGGGACAAGGCACGGAAGCTCTATGTCATGACCTGGTTCGACTCGATGTCGCCGGGCACACCGGGTATCGCGTATGGAATCCTGCACGGTGGAACGCTGACCTTCCAGAACCAGAGCGAGCAGGGACACGGGCGATACATCTACGACTTCGAGAACCCCGACTCGTATCGGTTCCGGATCGAAGCTTCAAAGGACGGCGAGACCTGGGCGCCCTTCATGGATGCCCGCTTCGTCCGACGTTGA
- a CDS encoding T9SS type A sorting domain-containing protein, translating into MRIRVIHLAIALLFLPLPSRANYLGDIRIDRGNQAWLGHNDRITVSFSYKVDDPAGGRIMVLPYTNGQASPNLVWSGSQPVPQGEGSGDRWCSVTSGDCHVDQIFISLFNLDWSEMLLELYLPVNYQFGAKGVTDLSYSHRSPSWIQYGNYLLIDHHFTTDVPGYVFARPFFNGTLVPGYGASGGHHVTPPGGAVDHSFRFSSGPKEVNQVRIYMYNEGMTEVLWECFVPVDYHWDAHGLSNFTLDPESPQWMSYDERVTGSFDYTTSDAGGVRVFCLGARDGAVYWPSMYSSGSTLLPHPSGSGDRWFRYAGDVDINQACFMMTNSDQSQTYLTVFIPLQMTYRAHSVNRVTLSPGAPAILDFEERVDCDFHYHTTGANAVRVWPHPYAQGSEIDHSYGGSPLYSAPDGWGSNYFEYDGPEDALVDQVQFRMRDSTNEEILVEAYVPAMHFYGHRAVAAGPAEEAPATTVRFAAYPNPFNPKTTLNFKLGKAGQVRLGVFDIQGRVVTMLRDDQLIAGPHAVDWNGTNAKGERVSSGVYIAKLVGEGFEHSRKLILMR; encoded by the coding sequence GACCGAGGCAATCAGGCCTGGCTGGGCCACAATGACAGGATCACCGTCTCATTCAGTTACAAGGTCGACGACCCGGCAGGCGGGCGCATCATGGTCCTGCCCTACACGAACGGCCAAGCCTCCCCAAATCTCGTTTGGTCGGGTTCGCAGCCTGTTCCGCAAGGAGAGGGCTCAGGTGATCGATGGTGCTCCGTAACGAGCGGCGACTGCCACGTCGATCAGATCTTCATCTCCTTGTTCAACCTGGACTGGTCTGAGATGCTTCTCGAACTCTACCTTCCGGTGAACTACCAATTCGGCGCGAAGGGCGTGACTGATCTCTCGTACAGCCACCGATCGCCCTCGTGGATCCAGTACGGAAACTATTTGCTCATCGACCATCATTTCACCACCGACGTGCCGGGATACGTCTTCGCCAGACCGTTTTTCAACGGAACGCTTGTTCCGGGATACGGCGCTTCGGGTGGACACCATGTGACGCCCCCCGGGGGCGCCGTGGATCACTCCTTTCGCTTCAGCTCCGGACCGAAGGAAGTGAATCAGGTCCGCATCTACATGTACAACGAGGGCATGACGGAAGTTCTCTGGGAGTGCTTCGTGCCTGTGGATTATCACTGGGACGCTCACGGCTTGAGCAACTTCACCCTCGATCCCGAGTCGCCGCAGTGGATGTCATATGATGAGCGCGTCACGGGATCCTTCGACTACACAACGAGCGATGCGGGCGGCGTGCGCGTCTTTTGCCTCGGGGCGAGGGACGGAGCAGTCTACTGGCCGAGCATGTACTCCTCAGGCAGCACCCTCTTGCCCCATCCCTCTGGCTCGGGAGACCGTTGGTTCCGCTATGCCGGCGACGTGGACATCAACCAGGCCTGCTTCATGATGACGAACAGCGACCAGTCACAGACCTATCTGACGGTCTTCATCCCTCTGCAGATGACCTACAGGGCTCATTCGGTCAACCGCGTCACCCTCTCCCCGGGCGCGCCGGCGATCCTGGATTTCGAGGAGCGGGTCGACTGCGACTTCCACTATCACACGACCGGCGCGAATGCCGTGCGTGTCTGGCCCCATCCCTACGCGCAAGGAAGTGAGATCGATCACTCTTACGGAGGCAGTCCGCTTTACTCCGCGCCGGACGGATGGGGCTCCAACTACTTCGAGTATGACGGACCGGAGGATGCTCTCGTCGACCAGGTCCAGTTCCGCATGCGCGACTCCACCAATGAGGAGATCCTCGTCGAGGCCTATGTCCCCGCCATGCACTTCTATGGTCACAGAGCCGTTGCGGCCGGCCCGGCCGAGGAGGCTCCGGCGACCACGGTACGTTTCGCCGCCTACCCCAATCCCTTCAATCCGAAGACGACGCTGAACTTCAAGCTGGGCAAGGCCGGACAGGTGCGGCTCGGCGTCTTCGACATCCAGGGGCGCGTGGTGACAATGCTCCGGGACGATCAGTTGATCGCTGGGCCGCATGCCGTCGATTGGAACGGCACGAATGCGAAGGGAGAGCGCGTGTCGAGCGGCGTCTACATAGCGAAGCTCGTGGGAGAGGGCTTCGAGCATTCCCGGAAGCTTATCCTGATGAGATAG